A window of Halomonas sp. H10-9-1 contains these coding sequences:
- a CDS encoding cell division protein FtsQ/DivIB, whose translation MNPRGGWLGVMLLVVLFGAGGRALWLWLDRPLERVSIGGDLEHVSADYLRSELSPLLRGHTWLSVDVAELREQALEVDWIAEARVSREWPNALTLELVEQVPIARWNDDYLLNPEGEPFATGPVSPPGDLPDLAGPRGSGAEVLAYHERLATRFAELGLELTQLRLEPRGAWRFQLDDGVWVMLGRSDREGRLARLTAAWRRQLEEQASHIRYIDLRYPNGVAVAWHGESDPLEQDGEEEG comes from the coding sequence ATGAACCCGCGCGGTGGATGGCTGGGCGTGATGCTGCTGGTGGTGCTGTTTGGCGCCGGAGGCAGGGCGCTGTGGTTATGGCTGGATCGCCCCCTCGAGCGGGTCTCGATCGGCGGTGACCTGGAGCATGTCAGCGCCGACTATCTGCGCAGCGAGCTGTCGCCGCTGCTGCGCGGTCATACCTGGCTGTCCGTGGATGTCGCGGAACTCCGCGAGCAGGCCCTGGAGGTCGACTGGATCGCCGAGGCCCGGGTCAGCCGCGAATGGCCCAATGCCTTGACCCTTGAGCTGGTGGAGCAGGTGCCGATAGCGCGCTGGAACGACGATTACCTGCTGAACCCCGAGGGGGAGCCCTTCGCCACCGGTCCGGTGTCGCCTCCCGGCGACTTGCCCGATCTCGCCGGTCCCCGCGGGAGCGGTGCCGAGGTGCTCGCCTACCACGAGCGCCTCGCCACGCGCTTCGCCGAACTGGGGCTCGAGCTGACCCAGCTGCGTCTGGAGCCGCGGGGCGCCTGGCGTTTCCAGCTCGATGACGGCGTCTGGGTGATGCTGGGGCGCAGCGACCGCGAAGGACGCCTGGCGCGCCTGACCGCGGCCTGGCGTCGACAGCTCGAGGAGCAGGCGTCGCATATCCGCTACATCGACCTTCGATACCCCAATGGGGTGGCGGTGGCATGGCACGGTGAAAGCGATCCGCTGGAGCAGGATGGCGAAGAGGAGGGTTGA